From a region of the Xanthomonas rydalmerensis genome:
- a CDS encoding ABC transporter ATP-binding protein, with amino-acid sequence MAKVQLDNIRKVYDNGQVAVHGASFEVADGELMVLVGPSGCGKSTLLRMIAGLEEISGGELRIGERVVNDVAPKDRDIAMVFQSYALYPHMTVAENLAFGLKLRGESKEVIRQRVAAAADTLGLTPMLDKLPRAMSGGQRQRVALGRALVREPAVFLLDEPLSNLDAKLRHSVRTEIAQLHRKLGTTMIYVTHDQVEAMTLGQRIVVLKDGLIQQIDTPMALYDRPANLFVAGFLGSPAMNVLRGRLVEEGGLHLQLQDGGRVPLPGAQIAPQWLGRELAIGVRPEHLQPSEEAQAGFEATIEVIEPVGNEIFVNLSHGAQPLVMRVAPRALPGLGERLRVVVRGEALHFFDGESGERLESRDTGPGTRGPQQP; translated from the coding sequence ATGGCGAAAGTACAACTGGACAACATCCGCAAGGTCTACGACAACGGCCAGGTCGCCGTGCACGGGGCCAGCTTCGAAGTGGCCGACGGCGAACTGATGGTGCTGGTCGGGCCGTCGGGCTGCGGCAAGTCCACGCTGTTGCGGATGATCGCCGGCCTGGAAGAGATCAGTGGCGGCGAGTTGCGCATCGGCGAGCGCGTGGTCAACGACGTGGCGCCCAAGGACCGCGACATCGCCATGGTGTTCCAGAGCTATGCGCTGTACCCACACATGACCGTGGCCGAGAACCTGGCGTTCGGGCTCAAGCTGCGCGGCGAGAGCAAGGAGGTCATCCGCCAGCGCGTGGCCGCCGCCGCCGACACCCTGGGCCTGACCCCGATGCTGGACAAGCTGCCGCGCGCCATGTCCGGCGGCCAGCGCCAGCGCGTGGCGCTGGGCCGCGCGCTGGTGCGCGAGCCGGCGGTGTTCCTGCTCGACGAGCCGCTGTCCAACCTGGACGCCAAGCTGCGCCACTCGGTGCGCACCGAGATCGCGCAGCTGCACCGCAAGCTCGGCACCACCATGATCTACGTCACCCACGACCAAGTCGAGGCGATGACCCTGGGCCAGCGCATCGTCGTGCTCAAGGACGGGCTGATCCAGCAGATCGACACGCCGATGGCGCTGTACGACCGCCCGGCCAACCTGTTCGTGGCCGGTTTCCTCGGCAGCCCGGCGATGAACGTGCTGCGCGGGCGGCTGGTGGAGGAGGGCGGCCTGCACCTGCAGTTGCAGGACGGCGGGCGGGTGCCGCTGCCGGGTGCGCAGATCGCGCCGCAGTGGCTGGGCCGGGAGCTGGCGATCGGCGTGCGGCCGGAGCACCTGCAGCCGAGCGAGGAGGCGCAGGCGGGCTTCGAGGCCACCATCGAGGTGATCGAGCCGGTCGGCAACGAGATCTTCGTCAATCTCAGCCACGGCGCGCAGCCGCTGGTGATGCGGGTGGCGCCGCGTGCGCTGCCGGGCCTGGGCGAGCGCCTGCGGGTGGTGGTGCGCGGCGAGGCATTGCACTTCTTCGACGGCGAGAGCGGGGAGCGGCTGGAGAGCCGGGACACGGGACCCGGGACCCGGGGCCCGCAACAGCCGTAA
- the zwf gene encoding glucose-6-phosphate dehydrogenase has product MHDTFLLFGATGDLAQRYLFPSLLRMLDDGFLPEDFRIRALALSPHDTAKFHELLKPRLQAAMPQIGESIVQALLARIDYRSVDLRDAESVAAAVRDLTARRCVSYLAIPPGLYISTCQGLALGGALAAPHRLMLEKPIGHDSDSAREIVQAIGALIDEDRVFRLDHYLGKAAVQNLIALRFGNTLLEAVWNRTYIESVDILVAESEGVDGRDAYYARSGALRDMVQSHILQLLCLVAMEPPASLEADRIRDEKVKVLRALRPLSAEHAARDSVRGRYTAGTINGQPAQAYQPPEGSDVETFAAVTAYIDNWRWAGVPFRLCTGKRLAERSTRVVVTLKPVTHWLFERPAAQQAAPNRLTFQLQPQENIELGLMSSLAGPEWGALELQPLELELSVPTGLHRRIAYERLMLDALNGNHALFVRDDEVRAAWAWIDSVSAAWAQAQLPLLPYPAGSWGPEEAQAYVSCDQSGAAPRGTP; this is encoded by the coding sequence ATGCACGATACCTTCCTGTTGTTCGGCGCCACCGGCGATCTGGCCCAGCGCTATCTGTTCCCCTCGTTGCTGCGCATGCTCGACGACGGCTTCCTGCCGGAGGACTTCCGCATCCGCGCGCTGGCGCTGTCGCCGCACGACACCGCCAAGTTCCACGAACTCCTCAAGCCGCGCCTGCAGGCGGCGATGCCGCAGATCGGCGAATCGATCGTGCAGGCGCTGCTGGCGCGCATCGACTACCGCTCGGTGGACCTGCGCGATGCCGAATCGGTGGCCGCCGCGGTGCGCGACCTGACCGCGCGCCGCTGCGTGAGCTATCTCGCGATCCCGCCGGGGCTGTACATCAGCACCTGCCAGGGCCTGGCCCTGGGCGGGGCGCTGGCCGCGCCGCACCGGCTGATGCTGGAGAAGCCGATCGGCCACGATTCGGACAGCGCCCGCGAAATCGTGCAGGCGATCGGCGCGCTGATCGACGAGGACCGCGTATTCCGCCTTGACCACTACCTGGGCAAGGCCGCGGTGCAGAACCTGATCGCGCTGCGTTTCGGCAACACGCTGCTGGAAGCGGTGTGGAACCGCACCTACATCGAGTCGGTGGACATCCTGGTCGCCGAGAGCGAGGGCGTGGACGGCCGTGACGCCTACTACGCGCGTTCCGGCGCGCTGCGCGACATGGTGCAGAGCCATATCCTGCAGTTGCTGTGCCTGGTGGCGATGGAGCCGCCGGCGTCGTTGGAAGCCGACCGTATCCGCGACGAGAAGGTCAAGGTGCTGCGTGCGCTGCGTCCGCTGAGCGCAGAGCATGCCGCCCGCGACAGCGTGCGCGGGCGCTACACCGCCGGCACCATCAACGGCCAGCCGGCGCAGGCCTACCAGCCGCCGGAAGGCAGCGACGTGGAAACCTTCGCCGCGGTCACCGCCTACATCGACAACTGGCGCTGGGCCGGGGTGCCGTTCCGGCTGTGCACCGGCAAGCGCCTGGCCGAGCGCTCCACCCGCGTGGTGGTCACGCTCAAGCCGGTCACCCACTGGCTGTTCGAGCGCCCGGCCGCGCAGCAGGCGGCGCCGAACCGGCTGACCTTCCAGCTGCAGCCGCAGGAGAACATCGAACTGGGGCTGATGAGCAGCCTGGCCGGTCCGGAATGGGGCGCGCTGGAACTGCAGCCGCTGGAACTGGAACTGTCGGTGCCCACCGGCCTGCACCGGCGCATCGCCTACGAGCGGCTGATGCTCGACGCGCTCAACGGCAACCACGCGCTGTTCGTGCGCGACGACGAGGTGCGTGCCGCCTGGGCCTGGATCGACAGCGTCAGCGCCGCCTGGGCGCAGGCGCAACTGCCGCTGCTGCCCTACCCGGCCGGCAGTTGGGGGCCGGAGGAAGCGCAGGCCTACGTGTCCTGCGACCAGTCCGGCGCCGCGCCGCGGGGCACGCCGTGA
- the glk gene encoding glucokinase, with amino-acid sequence MSAPQRPVLVADIGGTNARFALADLDASVPLLDDSTQTYSVVEFPSLGDAARHYLEQTGVDARSGTFAVAGRVDGDEARITNHPWVISRARTRAMLGFDELHLINDFAAQAMAISLLRPQDVVQVGGASWTPSPIEVPRNYGVIGPGTGLGVGGLLVRGGRCFPLETEGGHVSFPPGTPEEIRILELLSQQFGRVSNERLICGPGLVNIHRALSEIAGDDPGPLQPEDITARAAQGDYRAMRTVDVFCAVFGAIAGDLVLMQGAWDGVFLTGGLVPKMLDAIQHSGFRQRFEHKGRFSSIMARVPSLAVTHPRPGLLGAAAYAVDAARQSPGAIA; translated from the coding sequence GTGAGCGCGCCGCAACGCCCGGTGCTGGTGGCCGACATCGGCGGCACCAATGCCCGTTTCGCCCTCGCCGATCTCGACGCCTCGGTGCCGCTGCTCGACGACAGCACCCAGACCTACTCGGTGGTGGAGTTCCCGTCGCTGGGCGACGCCGCCCGGCACTACCTGGAACAGACCGGGGTGGACGCGCGCAGCGGCACCTTCGCGGTCGCCGGCCGCGTCGACGGCGACGAGGCGCGCATCACCAACCATCCGTGGGTGATCTCGCGGGCGCGCACCCGCGCCATGCTCGGCTTCGACGAACTGCACCTGATCAACGACTTCGCCGCGCAGGCGATGGCGATCAGCCTGCTGCGGCCGCAGGACGTGGTCCAGGTCGGCGGCGCCAGTTGGACGCCGTCGCCGATCGAGGTGCCGCGGAACTACGGCGTGATCGGCCCCGGCACCGGCCTGGGCGTGGGGGGCCTGCTGGTGCGCGGCGGGCGCTGCTTCCCGCTGGAAACCGAGGGTGGTCACGTCAGCTTCCCGCCGGGCACGCCGGAGGAGATCCGCATCCTGGAACTGCTCTCGCAGCAGTTCGGCCGCGTTTCCAACGAGCGCCTGATCTGCGGCCCGGGCCTGGTCAACATCCACCGCGCGCTGAGCGAGATCGCCGGCGACGACCCGGGCCCGCTGCAGCCGGAAGACATCACCGCGCGCGCCGCGCAGGGCGACTACCGGGCGATGCGCACGGTGGACGTGTTCTGCGCTGTGTTCGGCGCCATCGCCGGCGACCTGGTGCTGATGCAGGGCGCCTGGGACGGCGTGTTCCTGACCGGCGGGCTGGTGCCGAAGATGCTCGACGCGATCCAGCATTCCGGGTTCCGCCAGCGCTTCGAGCACAAGGGCCGGTTTTCGTCGATCATGGCGCGGGTGCCGTCGCTGGCGGTGACCCATCCCCGTCCCGGCCTGCTCGGCGCCGCTGCCTACGCGGTGGACGCCGCGCGGCAATCCCCAGGAGCCATTGCATGA
- the pgl gene encoding 6-phosphogluconolactonase, with product MSPTLSDRITLIRYDDPDEWIDAAAAEIGTALREEIQRRGGARLLLSGGTTPAPVYQALAELPLDWSKLEVGLVDERWLSPQDSDSNAYLIRHSLLDRTEDARFEPLVRVGKPLQDCVHAANLHAQHAPAACMAVLGMGGDGHTASLFPGATDLNKALTNPLPYAALDATGCPGANTWPLRITLTPAGLAPIGQRMLLLRGKQKLEVLERALAGTDPHEYPIRVAFDTPGARLRVHWCE from the coding sequence ATGAGCCCCACGCTGTCCGACCGCATCACGCTGATCCGCTACGACGATCCGGATGAATGGATCGACGCGGCGGCGGCCGAGATCGGCACCGCGCTGCGCGAGGAGATCCAGCGCCGCGGCGGCGCGCGCCTGCTGCTGTCCGGCGGTACCACCCCGGCGCCGGTGTACCAGGCGCTGGCCGAGCTGCCGCTGGACTGGTCCAAGCTGGAGGTCGGCCTGGTCGACGAGCGCTGGCTGTCGCCGCAGGACAGCGACAGCAATGCCTACCTGATCCGGCACAGCCTGCTGGATCGCACCGAGGACGCGCGGTTCGAGCCGCTGGTGCGGGTCGGCAAGCCGCTGCAGGACTGCGTGCACGCGGCCAACCTGCATGCGCAGCACGCCCCGGCCGCATGCATGGCGGTGCTGGGCATGGGCGGCGACGGCCACACCGCCTCGCTGTTCCCCGGCGCCACCGATTTGAACAAGGCCCTGACCAACCCGCTGCCCTACGCCGCGCTCGACGCCACCGGCTGCCCCGGCGCCAATACCTGGCCGCTGCGCATCACCCTGACTCCGGCCGGCCTGGCGCCGATCGGCCAGCGCATGCTGCTGTTGCGCGGCAAGCAGAAGCTGGAGGTGCTGGAACGTGCGCTGGCCGGCACCGATCCGCACGAGTATCCGATTCGCGTCGCCTTCGATACGCCCGGTGCGCGCCTGCGCGTGCATTGGTGCGAGTGA
- the edd gene encoding phosphogluconate dehydratase, with translation MSLHPTLHAITERIRQRSAPSRRAYLAGIDAALRDGPFRSRLSCGNLAHGFAACGPTDKSRLEGGITPNLGIITAYNDMLSAHQPFEHYPEIIRNTARALGATAQVAGGVPAMCDGVTQGRPGMELSLFSRDVIAQATAIGLSHDMFDTSLYLGVCDKIVPGLLIGALAFGHLPAVFVPAGPMTPGIPNKQKAEVRERYAAGQATREELLAAESASYHAPGTCTFYGTANSNQVLLEAMGVQLPGASFVNPGTPLRDALTQQATERALRITALGSDFRPLGRLIDERAIVNAVVALMATGGSTNHTIHWLAVARAAGIVLTWDDLDALSQLVPLLARVYPNGEADVNHFAAAGGIGFVFRELMDAGLMHDDLATIVPGGMRAYGDEPCVQDGKLAYVPSPAKSADEAVVRPASNPFEAQGGLRLLRGNLGRSLIKLSAVKPQFRSIEAPAVVIDAPQALNKLHAAGALPHDFVVVLRYQGPQANGMPELHSLAPLLGLLQNQGRRVALVTDGRLSGASGKFPAAIHVTPEAARGGPLARVREGDIVRLDGEAGTLEVLVDAAEWAARPLAPNTAPAAHDMGRNLFGLNRRMVGPADQGALSISCGPPAADGDLWNYDAEYDLGRDAEAAAAPHESKDA, from the coding sequence ATGAGCCTGCATCCGACCCTCCACGCGATCACCGAACGCATCCGCCAGCGCAGTGCGCCGTCGCGGCGCGCCTATCTGGCCGGCATCGACGCCGCGTTGCGCGACGGCCCGTTCCGCAGCCGCCTGAGCTGCGGCAACCTCGCCCACGGCTTCGCCGCCTGCGGCCCCACCGACAAGAGCCGGCTGGAAGGCGGGATCACTCCCAACCTCGGCATCATCACCGCCTATAACGACATGCTCTCGGCGCACCAGCCGTTCGAGCACTACCCGGAGATCATCCGCAACACCGCGCGCGCGCTCGGCGCCACCGCGCAGGTGGCCGGGGGCGTGCCGGCGATGTGCGACGGCGTGACCCAGGGCCGGCCGGGCATGGAACTGTCGCTGTTCTCGCGCGACGTGATCGCCCAGGCCACCGCCATCGGCCTCAGCCACGACATGTTCGACACCAGCCTGTACCTGGGCGTGTGCGACAAGATCGTGCCCGGCCTGCTGATCGGCGCGCTGGCCTTCGGCCACCTGCCGGCGGTGTTCGTGCCGGCCGGGCCGATGACGCCGGGCATCCCCAACAAGCAGAAGGCGGAAGTGCGCGAGCGCTACGCCGCCGGCCAGGCCACCCGCGAGGAGTTGCTGGCCGCCGAATCGGCGTCCTACCACGCCCCCGGCACCTGTACCTTCTACGGCACCGCCAACTCCAACCAGGTGCTGCTGGAAGCGATGGGCGTGCAGTTGCCCGGCGCCTCCTTCGTCAACCCCGGCACCCCGCTGCGCGACGCGCTGACCCAGCAGGCGACCGAGCGCGCGCTGCGCATCACCGCCCTGGGCAGCGACTTCCGCCCGCTGGGCCGGCTGATCGACGAGCGCGCCATCGTCAACGCCGTGGTCGCGCTGATGGCCACCGGCGGCTCCACCAACCACACCATCCACTGGCTGGCGGTGGCGCGCGCGGCTGGCATCGTGCTGACCTGGGACGACCTGGACGCGCTGTCGCAGCTGGTGCCGCTGCTGGCGCGGGTGTATCCGAACGGCGAGGCCGACGTGAACCACTTCGCCGCCGCCGGCGGCATCGGCTTCGTGTTCCGCGAGCTGATGGACGCCGGGCTGATGCACGACGACCTGGCCACCATCGTGCCCGGCGGCATGCGCGCCTACGGCGACGAGCCGTGCGTGCAGGACGGCAAGCTGGCCTACGTGCCGAGTCCGGCCAAGAGCGCCGACGAGGCGGTGGTGCGTCCGGCATCCAACCCGTTCGAGGCGCAGGGCGGCCTGCGCCTGCTGCGCGGCAACCTCGGCCGCTCGCTGATCAAGCTGTCGGCGGTGAAGCCGCAGTTCCGCAGCATCGAAGCGCCGGCCGTGGTGATCGACGCGCCGCAGGCGCTGAACAAGCTGCATGCCGCCGGCGCGCTGCCGCACGACTTCGTGGTGGTGCTGCGCTACCAGGGCCCGCAGGCCAACGGCATGCCGGAGCTGCATTCGCTGGCGCCGCTGCTGGGCCTGCTGCAGAACCAGGGCCGGCGCGTGGCGCTGGTCACCGACGGGCGCCTGTCCGGCGCCTCCGGCAAGTTCCCCGCGGCCATCCACGTGACCCCGGAAGCGGCGCGAGGCGGCCCGCTGGCACGCGTGCGCGAAGGCGACATCGTGCGCCTGGACGGCGAAGCCGGCACCCTGGAAGTGCTGGTGGACGCCGCCGAGTGGGCGGCACGGCCGCTGGCGCCGAACACCGCGCCGGCCGCGCACGACATGGGTCGCAACCTGTTCGGGCTCAACCGCCGCATGGTCGGCCCCGCCGACCAGGGCGCGCTGTCGATCTCCTGCGGCCCGCCGGCCGCCGATGGCGACCTGTGGAACTACGACGCCGAGTACGACCTGGGCCGCGATGCCGAGGCCGCCGCCGCGCCGCACGAATCCAAGGACGCCTGA
- a CDS encoding bifunctional 4-hydroxy-2-oxoglutarate aldolase/2-dehydro-3-deoxy-phosphogluconate aldolase: MTIAEHQTKAEQLLRAAGILPVVTVHSLEEARRVSAALLEGGLPAIELTLRTPVAMEALAMLKRELPDIVIGAGTVLNATQLQQSIDAGADFIVTPGTTPTLADALAQAPLPVVPGAATPSELLALMERGFRVCKLFPASAVGGLAMLKGLAGPLAELKLCPTGGIGESTAAEYLAQPNVVCIGGSWMVPKDWLADGAWDKVRESSAKAAAIVAAAR, translated from the coding sequence ATGACCATCGCCGAACACCAGACCAAGGCCGAGCAGCTGCTGCGCGCGGCCGGCATCCTGCCCGTCGTCACCGTCCACAGCCTGGAAGAGGCGCGCCGCGTGTCGGCCGCGTTGCTCGAAGGCGGCCTGCCGGCGATCGAACTGACCCTGCGCACGCCGGTGGCGATGGAAGCGCTGGCGATGCTCAAGCGCGAGCTGCCGGACATCGTGATCGGCGCCGGCACCGTGCTCAACGCCACCCAGCTGCAGCAGTCGATCGACGCCGGCGCCGACTTCATCGTCACCCCAGGCACCACCCCGACCCTGGCCGACGCCCTGGCGCAGGCGCCGCTGCCGGTGGTGCCGGGCGCGGCCACTCCGAGCGAACTGCTGGCGCTGATGGAGCGCGGCTTCCGCGTGTGCAAGCTGTTCCCCGCCTCCGCGGTCGGCGGCCTGGCGATGCTCAAGGGCCTGGCCGGGCCCCTGGCCGAGCTCAAGCTGTGCCCCACCGGCGGCATCGGCGAAAGCACCGCCGCCGAGTACCTGGCGCAGCCCAACGTGGTCTGCATCGGCGGCTCGTGGATGGTGCCCAAGGACTGGCTGGCCGACGGCGCCTGGGACAAGGTGCGGGAGAGTTCGGCGAAGGCGGCGGCGATCGTGGCGGCGGCGCGGTAG
- a CDS encoding discoidin domain-containing protein: MLGLAAAHAVAAPPTSTVTLDSFNDLDKWQIVVSNQVTASTRLVQAPSGGRAKALCLDYDFNGVSGYAGIRRSVPIDYPDNYQFAFQLRGESPSNDLQFKLADASGDNVWWVNRPRYAFPTQWSTVTFKKRQIDKAWGPSPEKELTRSAQIEFTIYNQVGGAGTVCFDQLTLTPLPPQDTSPLTVKVNTDTAPALEQRIADGKPDTVWYSGNAKNQTIMLDLGKVREFGGAKVQWAPGVYASRYTVQGSADGRSWRELRQVTAGNGGTDWLALPDTEARYVRFDLQDGPSFRYGIADIALQPLAFAATQNDFIKSVAAQSTRGWFPRGFSGEQPYWTIVGLDGGREQGLVGEDGAIEVGKGGFSIEPFLLLDGKRLSWADVKTAQSLQDDYLPIPSVDWTHDNAALRVTAFVQGEPEQAQLVARYRLSNPSKQPHDYTLALAVRPFQVNPPSQFLNTVGGVSQIRSLAIAGTQVQVNGQPRVFAVQKPDAAYATAFDAGIDVERLSTDASGLPQQAQDPDGLASGALLYRGRLAPGEVREVALVIPQTGNAALPAGFDAARAQQQVAAQWHEKLDRVQLRVPAQGKAVADTLRTALAHMLISRIGPRLQPGTRSYSRSWIRDGAMISEGLLRLGRADVVREYVEWYAPYQFANGMVPCCVDDRGSDPVPENDSHGELIYSVADYYRYSGDRAFLEQMWPHVLGAYTYMEQLRLSERTDENHARNAAFYGMMPVSISHEGYSAKPMHSYWDNFWALRGYKDAVSIAAELGRIDDAARFAASRDQFRQDLYASLDAATQQHHINFLPGSAELGDFDPTSTTIALAPGGEQGRLPQALLDNTFERYWSEFVGRRDGTREWKDYTPYEWRNVSAFVRLGWRERAWEATQFFFKDRAPQPWNQWAEVVSRTPRKPFFLGDLPHAWVASDFVRSVLDMFAYARDVDDSLVLAAGIPADWLDGKGVAIEQLRTPQGPLSYQLRRQKNRLLLNIPEGLRMPSGGLVLPWPYPGEPGRTVVNGEAAQWEHGELRIHALPADVQIEMR; this comes from the coding sequence ATGCTGGGGCTGGCGGCCGCCCATGCCGTCGCCGCGCCGCCGACCTCCACGGTGACGCTGGACAGCTTCAACGATCTGGACAAGTGGCAGATCGTCGTCTCCAACCAGGTCACCGCCTCGACCCGGCTGGTGCAGGCGCCCAGCGGCGGCCGCGCCAAGGCGCTATGCCTGGACTACGACTTCAACGGCGTGTCCGGCTACGCCGGGATCCGCCGCAGCGTGCCGATCGACTACCCGGACAACTACCAGTTCGCGTTCCAGCTGCGCGGCGAGTCGCCGAGCAACGACCTGCAGTTCAAGCTGGCCGACGCCAGCGGCGACAACGTGTGGTGGGTCAACCGGCCACGCTATGCGTTCCCCACGCAATGGAGCACGGTTACCTTCAAGAAGCGGCAGATCGACAAGGCCTGGGGGCCGAGCCCGGAGAAGGAACTGACCCGCAGCGCGCAGATCGAGTTCACCATCTACAACCAGGTCGGTGGCGCCGGCACGGTGTGCTTCGACCAGCTGACCCTGACCCCGCTGCCGCCGCAGGACACCTCGCCGCTGACGGTCAAGGTCAACACCGATACCGCGCCGGCGCTGGAGCAGCGCATCGCCGACGGCAAGCCGGACACGGTCTGGTACAGCGGCAACGCCAAGAACCAGACGATCATGCTGGACCTGGGCAAGGTGCGCGAGTTCGGCGGCGCCAAGGTGCAGTGGGCGCCGGGCGTGTACGCCTCGCGCTACACGGTGCAGGGCTCGGCCGACGGACGCAGCTGGCGCGAGTTGCGCCAGGTGACCGCCGGCAACGGCGGCACCGACTGGCTGGCGCTGCCGGACACCGAGGCACGCTATGTGCGCTTCGACCTGCAGGACGGCCCCAGCTTCCGTTACGGCATCGCCGATATCGCGCTGCAGCCGCTGGCCTTCGCCGCGACCCAGAACGACTTCATCAAGTCGGTGGCGGCACAATCGACCCGCGGCTGGTTCCCGCGCGGCTTCAGCGGCGAGCAGCCGTACTGGACCATCGTCGGCCTGGACGGCGGCCGCGAACAGGGCTTGGTCGGCGAGGATGGCGCGATCGAGGTGGGCAAGGGCGGCTTCAGCATCGAGCCGTTCCTGTTGCTGGACGGCAAGCGCCTGAGCTGGGCCGACGTCAAGACGGCGCAGAGCCTGCAGGACGACTACCTGCCGATTCCCAGCGTGGACTGGACCCACGACAACGCCGCGCTGCGCGTGACCGCCTTCGTGCAGGGCGAGCCGGAGCAGGCGCAACTGGTGGCGCGCTACCGGCTCAGCAATCCGAGCAAGCAGCCGCACGACTACACCCTGGCGCTGGCGGTGCGTCCGTTCCAGGTGAATCCGCCCAGCCAGTTCCTCAATACCGTCGGCGGCGTCAGCCAGATCCGTTCGCTGGCGATCGCCGGCACGCAGGTGCAGGTCAACGGCCAGCCGCGTGTGTTCGCGGTGCAGAAGCCGGATGCGGCCTATGCCACTGCATTCGACGCCGGCATCGACGTCGAACGGCTGAGCACCGACGCCAGCGGCCTGCCGCAGCAGGCGCAGGATCCCGACGGGTTGGCCTCCGGCGCACTGCTGTATCGCGGGCGCCTGGCCCCGGGCGAGGTGCGCGAGGTGGCGCTGGTGATTCCGCAGACCGGCAACGCCGCGCTGCCGGCGGGCTTCGATGCCGCACGCGCGCAGCAGCAGGTCGCCGCGCAGTGGCACGAGAAGCTGGACCGCGTGCAGCTGCGCGTGCCGGCGCAGGGCAAGGCGGTCGCCGACACGCTGCGCACCGCGCTGGCGCACATGCTGATCTCGCGGATCGGGCCGCGCCTGCAGCCGGGCACGCGCTCGTACTCGCGCAGCTGGATCCGCGACGGCGCGATGATTTCCGAAGGCCTGCTGCGGCTGGGCCGCGCCGACGTGGTCCGCGAGTACGTGGAGTGGTACGCGCCCTACCAGTTCGCCAACGGCATGGTGCCGTGCTGCGTGGACGACCGCGGCAGCGACCCGGTGCCGGAGAACGACAGCCACGGCGAACTGATCTACAGCGTCGCCGACTACTACCGCTACAGCGGTGACCGCGCCTTCCTGGAGCAGATGTGGCCGCACGTGCTCGGCGCCTACACCTACATGGAGCAGTTGCGGCTGAGCGAGCGCACCGACGAGAACCACGCGCGCAACGCGGCTTTCTACGGGATGATGCCGGTGTCGATCAGCCACGAGGGCTATTCGGCCAAGCCGATGCATTCGTACTGGGACAACTTCTGGGCGCTGCGCGGCTACAAGGACGCGGTGAGCATCGCCGCCGAACTGGGCCGCATCGACGATGCCGCGCGCTTCGCCGCCTCGCGCGATCAGTTCCGCCAGGACCTGTACGCCTCGCTGGACGCGGCCACCCAGCAACACCACATCAACTTCCTGCCGGGCTCGGCGGAACTGGGCGATTTCGATCCGACCTCGACCACCATCGCGCTGGCACCGGGCGGCGAACAGGGCCGGCTGCCGCAGGCCCTGCTCGACAACACCTTCGAGCGCTACTGGAGCGAGTTCGTCGGCCGCCGCGACGGCACTCGCGAGTGGAAGGACTACACCCCATACGAGTGGCGCAACGTGTCCGCGTTCGTCCGCCTGGGCTGGCGCGAGCGCGCCTGGGAGGCGACGCAGTTCTTCTTCAAGGACCGCGCCCCACAGCCCTGGAACCAGTGGGCCGAGGTGGTCTCGCGCACGCCGCGCAAGCCGTTCTTCCTCGGCGACCTGCCGCATGCCTGGGTCGCGTCCGACTTCGTGCGCTCGGTGCTGGACATGTTCGCCTACGCCCGCGACGTCGACGACAGCCTGGTGCTGGCCGCCGGCATTCCGGCCGACTGGCTCGACGGCAAGGGCGTGGCGATCGAGCAGTTGCGCACCCCGCAGGGGCCGCTGAGCTACCAGCTGCGCCGGCAGAAGAACCGCTTGCTGCTGAACATCCCCGAGGGCCTGCGCATGCCCAGCGGCGGCCTGGTGCTGCCGTGGCCGTACCCGGGCGAACCGGGCCGCACCGTGGTCAATGGCGAAGCGGCGCAGTGGGAGCACGGCGAACTGCGCATCCATGCGTTGCCGGCGGATGTGCAGATCGAGATGCGGTGA
- a CDS encoding carbohydrate ABC transporter permease, with translation MSREIGASRWNTLLVNGGLLLLAVISLAPLLWMVSVSFMPAGQASRFPPPMLPTGATLANYGELFSRTGMARNFANSLLVSCAITFGSLLVNTMAGYAFAKLRFVGKERIFQILLAALVIPAQVAMLPLFLLMKQLHLVNNFGGVIVPALATVFGIFLVRQYARSIPDELLEAARIDGAGELRIFFQIVLPMLKPVLVTLTIFTFMAAWNDFMWPLIVLTDQEHYTLPVALAALSREHIMDVEMMMAGAVVTVIPVLALFLALQRYYIQGLLLGSVKG, from the coding sequence ATGAGCCGTGAGATCGGCGCCTCGCGCTGGAACACGCTGCTGGTCAACGGCGGGCTGCTGCTGCTCGCCGTGATCAGCCTGGCGCCGCTGTTGTGGATGGTGTCGGTGTCGTTCATGCCGGCGGGGCAGGCCAGCCGCTTCCCGCCGCCGATGCTGCCCACCGGCGCCACCCTGGCCAACTACGGCGAGCTGTTCTCGCGCACCGGCATGGCGCGCAATTTCGCCAACAGCCTGCTGGTGTCCTGCGCGATCACCTTCGGCTCGCTGCTGGTCAACACCATGGCCGGCTATGCCTTCGCCAAGCTGCGCTTCGTCGGCAAGGAACGGATCTTCCAGATCCTGCTGGCGGCACTGGTGATCCCGGCGCAGGTGGCGATGCTGCCGCTGTTCCTGCTGATGAAGCAGCTGCACCTGGTCAACAACTTCGGCGGGGTGATCGTGCCGGCGCTGGCGACGGTGTTCGGCATCTTCCTGGTGCGCCAGTACGCGCGGTCGATCCCGGACGAGTTGCTGGAGGCCGCGCGCATCGACGGCGCCGGCGAGCTGCGGATCTTCTTCCAGATCGTGCTGCCGATGCTCAAGCCGGTGCTGGTGACGCTGACCATCTTCACCTTCATGGCCGCGTGGAACGACTTCATGTGGCCGCTGATCGTGCTGACCGACCAGGAGCACTACACCTTGCCGGTGGCATTGGCGGCGCTGTCGCGCGAGCACATCATGGACGTGGAGATGATGATGGCCGGCGCGGTGGTCACGGTGATCCCGGTGTTGGCCCTGTTCCTGGCGCTGCAGCGCTACTACATCCAGGGCCTGCTGCTCGGCAGCGTGAAGGGGTGA